The genomic window CAATGTTTGAACTTAATCAATACTTTATCAGTGTAGGCACCGTAAGGTGCAAGATGGTGGAATGATGTACGTGAAGTGAAGAACAAAGAAGGTAAGCTGCAGATTATCAACAAATGTGGAGATTTGTAATATTTGTTAACAATCTTCCATACAAGAACGTGGCCTGCAAGTAACCAAATCATGGCATTCAAGTATTTCTTAAGTTAGGAAACAAGTAGGATTCTAGACTTAGGAAACTAGTAGAACTTTGTCGGTAAGAATTTATTCTCTGCAAGTTCTGTcaagtataaatagattgttttcGGTGGAGGTAAAACACACAGTTGAGAGAGTCTTTCTTTAGTCAGAAGTTTACACAATATTGAGAGTTTTACTCTTGCAAGGGTTGTGATACTAGAGAGAAACAGAAAGAGGTTAAGTGTTCTTGTAATTGTTCTTCATATCATTTAATAAGAAATATCATCATTTTACAGTGGACGTAGATACGCCGAACCACTATAAATTCTCCGTGTCTTGCATTCTTTCGTTATTCTCTGGATTGTGGTTCATTATTTGCTGGTGATATTCTTTTTAGTATTTGATACTAAACTAACTAGACGATTCAAACCTTACAGTTCCAAGAAACCAAAGATTCGGATTTCAAGCTTAAACTTTTAAATTTCAACAAGTTGTGTAAAGCTAATAACATTGACAACCGGAACTGAACTTTTTAACCTGTTAGTCAAAGAAGGCAGAACTATGGCCAGCTTCGTTGGAGCCTTGGGGCTTGGACTTGGACGGCTAGTTCTTAAAGGTACTGAGTATAATATAACTTGAGAATTTGGGCAATTATACCCCTCATATAATATCATTTTTGTACTTAAACAACAGCTACAATTGCCCACCATTGACCACCCCCTTCGAAGGGTCAGGTTAGACGTACACCACGTGGAGGGAAATGCAACCGGTAAATTCGAACAAATAAAATATTCCACTTGGATTCGTCGAAGATGCTCAATTACGTTTCCTAGTTTCTAATTTCAAGCAATCgagcaaccaaaaaaaaaaggtaaaaattTAAGCAAACGACTAGGTTAGTAGAAACTGATAAATAAAAACCATTATTTTAAGAGAAGAAATATCTAATGAACAGCCTAATAATATACCGACGTACTCATTAGATTTGGGCCACCACGTCATCTGCCAGCACCACCGTTATGATGATGAGCAGTTTTTGTGGAAGTAGTCATGGTATTATTTCTAGTAACCGTACACAATTCCTCCTCTTCCCTCTAATAAAACCACCAGAATTAAAGAGGAGCACTCCAATACGAAAATCACATTCTCCATCGTCTTACTCCGCATTTCATACGCCTCTTCTCTGcttctcttctccatcttcatcttctAATAATACAGGTAACGTAATACACTAACTCTCTCTCAAACCCTGGATTTTTGATGCATCCTcatagcatttttttttttatctttctgcTATAAGGTTGTTGAAATTATTAGaaggtttttcataattttttggtGTTGGATGTGATTTTGGGACGTGTGGACGCATATATGTTTAGGTTAATTCTGTAACGAAACTAGTGTTTAAAATGGTGTCTGCAGATTTGTATATTGAGGATTAAATCCGTAGGATATGACATTTGGGGATTCACTGTTCAGTTTTGGTGTTTTTTCCCCCTAATATTTGAGTAATTTTGGAAATATGTGAGTAAGATGGACACCAATGTAGTTTGATTATGCTGGTACTTTAAATTTTTAATCACTCGAAAAGTGATGTTTAAAGTAAGGTTCCCTGTAAAAGTGACTTTTGATCTTGCATATTCACCTAGCTTTATTATTTGGAGACTTGCTCTCTTGGAGCTTCGGTATTATATTTTGACCCTTAAGTTTCTGCTTTGATCTTTCGGCAGATATGGACAGCTCGGCAACTACAACTCTATTCCCATTGCACCGTACCAAGACTTTGCATCTggtattgaatttttgaattggaTCTTTTGTATATTTCGAGTTTCTAGTTGTTGCGCATCTGTATGGActctttgtttatttattttggttcTTCTCGACTTATTTATCAGGTGAGACATGCACAAGGGTTTCACAATGTAGAAGGAGAGAAGAATCATGATGCATACTTATCTGAAGAACTATTTGATGCTCAACTTACCCCTCTGGGATGGCAGCAGGTAATGCTCCTTTTCCTCTGTGTTATATGAAGCATTTATGCTGAAACGAGTTCGAGGGTTGTAACATTTACAGTTTGTATCATACTTCTGGGTAGTTCACATGTATCTTAGCAGCTCTCCCATTGATTAAACAGGTGGATAACTTGCATAAGCATATTACTGAATGTGGTATTGATAAGAAGGTTGAATTAGTCATCGTATCTCCGTTACTAAGGTACTCTTCTAGATGGTAGTCATTTTTTCTCTGTATTCTAAATGTAAACTCAGTGAGATTACTGTTTATGGATCATTAGAGCAGATACTTTGTGTTTACTTAGTATTCCCTAATTAAGTTATGGCTATTTGCACTTGTATTTCAGGACAATGCAAACAGCAGTTGGAGCATTTGGTGGTGGAGATTATGCAGATGGGATGGATGTCACACCACTAATGGTGGCAAATGGAGGGAATAGTAACCGTTCGGCAGTATCAAGCTTAAATACTCCTCCATTCGTAGCAGTGGAGCTTTGTCGAGAACATTTGGTATGTCTTGTAAGATAAAGCTTTTTTATTTTCCAGTAGCAACCAACATGTATAGTGGCACGTTCTAGATAATCCTTCTGCTCCAGGAAATGctcttttgttgtttgttttacGTTTATTTCTTGACCGTTTTATTTTTCCGAGTATATAAAGTCGTTACTAGATCATCAAGCGTGTATTTAAAAAGGGCGAGGAGATCCTCCTTATTGGAGGAAGAAACAAACTTATTGACGcagattcttcttcttaattaatcTTTCATTTGAGATTTGATGGCTTGATttctaatttgaaaactaaaattttaCTACAGGGTGTTCACCCATGTGATAGGAGGAGAGGTGTTGGTGAATATCGGACCATTTTTCCTGCAATCGATTTCTCACTGGCAAGTATCTGCTGATGTTCTGTAGGATCCATTGACACAACATAGAAGAAAAACGTCAATATGATAGTAGTTTTTGCAGCTGAATTAAATTTGAGGTTTAAACTAAGTGTCAGTTTTGGATGATGTGTTTTCTGTAGATAGAAAACGAAGAGGACGTTTTGTGGAAAGCTGATGTGAGAGAGGCAGATGAGTCCCTTGCTGCAAGgggaatgaaatttatgaattGGTGAGTTTTTCCACCTTTATATGAGGATTGTTGAGAATGGTATAATTATAGAAGTACATTGATTGCTAACATATCGGAAAATGTGATGCCTTCATTAGGTTGTGGACACGTAAAGAGAAAGAGATTGCAGTCGTCACCCATAGTGGTTTCTTGTTTCATACCCTCAGTGCATTTGGAAAGGACTGTCACCCGACGGTGCAGCAAGAAATCTGCAAACAGTAAGTGTTGGATTTCCCTATTATATTTGTTAGTGGATTTTTCATCAAACAGTGTGTGTTGTTGGGGAAGTTTCTACaataaaatttgtggctctatccGGAATTGcgtaaaataggaattaaggaAATGTGACTAATTTCGAAATTTAATCGTGCTCGGATTGTATTATGATTCAAACATTGGCTTAGTATGTGCCTTTAGATTCAATGATTTATCATTGACATTTTAGTGGTTTTACTCTTTGTCTGCAGTTTTGCGAATTGCGAGCTTCGTTCAGTTGTTATCATCGATAGAGGGTAAGCATGTTTTCTCCTCTGTTGTACTTTGTCTGGCTTATAGTTACCATGTGTTACTGGGGTGTCAATGGTTATGTATTACTTGGGAATCTACCTAcattttttctttctctcaatCTTGTTTCCATCAAATATACCCACTTCTAGTCCCAGAGTACCTTGATAACACACAGAGACGAACTGCACTTAACTGAACTGAAAGATCGTTTTTCTTTATCTTGGCCCTCCTTTGACATCTCATTGTTCATTACTTTTTTACACTTTTTGTATATTGTTAAACTAGGCCACCAAAGTACCCAAGAACTGGTCAAACCAGAATTGATTATCTGTTTGATTCCACCTACAAGAGACATGAATAACTAAAGGCAGCAGACCTGTTATGTCCAGAAGTGATTACTGTTCATGATGCTGAATCATTTTCTTTATCCTTTCTGAAATTGTAGTATGATGGGTTCGGACTCCTCAACAACCAACTATCCTGGAAAAATACCTACTGGGCTTGATCTTCCTAGTGATGCTGGGGCACCAAATTCCTCGGCCtagattggttatattgatcATGATCTACGCAATACTGTTATTCTTTTGAAGCGGGTTGTTTTGGTCATCGCTTCATATTCATGAGGAAGTTTTAGTACATTTTTTTGGCAGTCAGGGTGATTACTATTAGGCAGGTACTCATCATTTTTTCGGAGGTGAAGATGGCAACAAACAAGTATTGATTGAACTTTTAACTAATGTTTTATCGGAGGCATTTTATGTGCTTCTCTTGTTGAAAACTCTAAATATATTTACTCCTGCTACTACCAGTAGTTTGTACTCTAATATTGCTGCAACATTGGAATATCAATTGAATCTCTTTGAAACATCCACAATTTAATGTGCTAATATAGTATAGCCCAACTTAACTTTGGCGTCCCACTTAGCATACAAGAGACTGAATCACAACGGAAAGTGCCACCACGTATGACAAGCGAAGTTTAAAACTTCTTTTCATGAATTGTAATCTCTTCCTGAAAAGTATGAAACTAGGTGATGTTTAAAACCTTTTTTAAGTTAACACCTTTCTTACAAACACGATTGCCTTCCTCCGGGTGGGCGTAGAAGAAATAGAAACCCAAGGAATGTattcttttttgaagcataccCACAAATATATTCAGAATTTCAGATCCAAATTTCAGAATTTGAATGTTTAAACAAAAATGAGTGGGTTTTCTTGAATGATTATTTTTCTCAAACCTTCTCAGCATCATTCTTCTGCTTCATCACAATTTCAACCCAATTTCTTCAATTTAAATTTAACCTCGTAATGCGTTTTATTCTTACCGTAACTCTCTGCTTCAGCAACAACAGAAACTTCTTCAAGTGTGCTCTAGAGCTCGATATCTCTACAGCGTGTTTCCACGAAAGTGCTTGGTCAGGCTTTAACTATCTGAATGCAAATCTGGGGTGAATTAGCAGTATCTCTGCAAGTGTTTGATAAGATGCCCGAAAGAAATATCATGTCAGCATGTGCATCTTTGGATGGCTATCTCTGCACTTGCATTTTAAGACAATGCAAACAGCAGTTGGAGCAATTGGTTGCTGGAGGAAAGTGCGTGGAATAGTAATCTTTCTGCAATATCAAGCTTACGTACACCACCAGCAGTGGAGGTTCGCTGAAAACATTTTCTATGTCTTCTTTCAAAATCTTTTTATGGTATCCCTCTTCACAGCCATCATATCATTCTAAATCTTTCAAAACTGAGAAACGAAGCTAACCAAACTACTTAATTAATTAATGAACTAATAAATTATTctgacataatagacttttccGACCATCACCATGATGCTGATCCGTTATCGCGGAAGCACTGATAGTATATAATTTTTCTAACATGATGATGACCGGTAATTGGGGAAGAACTCATAATATTTAGTCATTCGTACGCCTGTTgttacttcttcttcatcttctcggcATACAGTTAGCTTGTACACTCTCTAAAACCCAAGGTTTTAGCTATATCTCTTTGTTTTAAGAGGTTGTTCTTAAACAGTCAGTTTTATTATCTTAGTGTCTGATTTATCATTTCTTATTCTATCTAGTTTTGATATCCAGAGGTGTGAATAAAAGTATATCTAGGCTATGTTTGTGAGGATACTGGTTGTTATTTTGTTGATATGGGAATGAAAGAATCCATATATGATAGTATCGTTAGAATCCTCTGTTCATTTTGGTTGGTTCTTATAAGTTTGTGTACTAGTGAAAAAAAAAGTCAATTAGATGGACACAATTACTTGGTCATGTTGATATTTCAGAATAAAAAACATACAAAGATATTTCAGAAATTTTTTTCACTCATCAAAAAGTGATGACCGGAAAGAGATATCCCATAGATGAGAATCCACCGTGCACTTACACACTTAAATGAAACTGGGGAAACAAGTGGGTGAGGCTCAAAACACGGGGGTGTGGAGACGAAGTAGCACCCATATGTTTAATCTCATCCGTTGTTTGTCAAACTACGGGTATATGAAATTGTACAAATAGCCTTCTGATAGTCTGCGTCAAAACTACTTAATACAGTATTTTGCAGTTAATTGTTCTActcctaatttttttttgtctttcacACACGGTTCAGCTAGAATTTTCTTTCGAGATTGCTGTCTTTGAACTTCATTGTTTAGTTTTGAGCCATAAGTTTTTGCTTGATACTTTGGCAGATATGGAAGGTTCGGGAAGTACAACTCTCTTCCCCTTGCATCGCACCAAAACTTTGCATCTGGTATTGAATTCTGAATTGATCATTTATCTTATATGAGCAAATTACTTGCTGAGTTTCTTCTTGTTGCTTATCTATACAAGTGAACTCAAATTTCTTCTATTTATTTCCTTGTACCTATTTAATTTTCTCCACTTGATATCAAATTGATATATACGTCAGGTGAGGCATGCACATGGAGCTCACCGACTCGAAGTAGAAGATCGCGATGCACTCAAATCTGAAGAACTATTTGATGCTCAACTTAGTCTTCAGGGGTGGCAGCAGGTATTAACTGCTTCTCCTCTGTGTTTTAATTATGCTGTACTATCTACAGGTTGTAATATATCCCTACATAGTTGTTATGTGCATCTTACTTTTCCATTAACCTAACAGGTTGATTACTGGAATAAGCATATTAATGAATGTGGACTTGCCAAGAAGGTTGAATTAGTCATTGTTTCTCCTTTACTGAGGTACTCGTCTGCAATTGCCTTCTTTCTAATTAAGAGGCTTAGATTTGTTTTAACATTATGTGGCACATTACATACTGTAGTACTCATTTGTCCTCAGTTAAACTTCACATCATACTGGTATCAATATGAGCACCAGCATTTTCATGCCCTTTTCTCCTATATGTATTATGTAATTTTAACCAGCATTA from Papaver somniferum cultivar HN1 unplaced genomic scaffold, ASM357369v1 unplaced-scaffold_118, whole genome shotgun sequence includes these protein-coding regions:
- the LOC113330586 gene encoding phosphoglycerate mutase-like protein 1 isoform X2; this encodes MMMSSFCGSSHGIISSNRTQFLLFPLIKPPELKRSTPIRKSHSPSSYSAFHTPLLCFSSPSSSSNNTDMDSSATTTLFPLHRTKTLHLVRHAQGFHNVEGEKNHDAYLSEELFDAQLTPLGWQQVDNLHKHITECGIDKKVELVIVSPLLRTMQTAVGAFGGGDYADGMDVTPLMVANGGNSNRSAVSSLNTPPFVAVELCREHLGVHPCDRRRGVGEYRTIFPAIDFSLIENEEDVLWKADVREADESLAARGMKFMNWLWTRKEKEIAVVTHSGFLFHTLSAFGKDCHPTVQQEICKHFANCELRSVVIIDRGPPKYPRTGQTRIDYLFDSTYKRHE
- the LOC113330586 gene encoding phosphoglycerate mutase-like protein 1 isoform X1, with translation MMMSSFCGSSHGIISSNRTQFLLFPLIKPPELKRSTPIRKSHSPSSYSAFHTPLLCFSSPSSSSNNTDMDSSATTTLFPLHRTKTLHLVRHAQGFHNVEGEKNHDAYLSEELFDAQLTPLGWQQVDNLHKHITECGIDKKVELVIVSPLLRTMQTAVGAFGGGDYADGMDVTPLMVANGGNSNRSAVSSLNTPPFVAVELCREHLGVHPCDRRRGVGEYRTIFPAIDFSLIENEEDVLWKADVREADESLAARGMKFMNWLWTRKEKEIAVVTHSGFLFHTLSAFGKDCHPTVQQEICKHFANCELRSVVIIDRGMMGSDSSTTNYPGKIPTGLDLPSDAGAPNSSA